A segment of the Longimicrobium sp. genome:
CTCGGGCAGAGTGAACGCCAGCCCCAGCGCCCGCCCGCGGGGGATGATCGTCACCTTGTGCAGCGGGTCGTTCCCCGGGATGGTGACCGTGCAGACGGCGTGGCCGGCCTCGTGGTACGCCGTCAGCCGGCGCTCCTCGTCCTTCATGACGAACGAGCGGCGCTCGGCGCCCAGCATCACCTTGTCCTTGGCCTCCTCGAAGTCGCCCATGTACACCTTGTCGCGCCCGCGGCGGGCGGCGAGCAGGGCGGCCTCGTTCACCAGGTTCGCCAGGTCGGCGCCGGCCATTCCCGGCGTGCCGCGCGCCAGCACGTTCACGTCCACGTCGGGGGCGGTGGGCACCTTCTTCATGTGCACCTTCAGGATGCCCTCGCGGCCGCGCAGGTCCGGCAGGTCCACCACGATCTGGCGGTCGAAGCGGCCAGGGCGCAGCAGCGCCGGGTCCAGCACGTCGGGGCGGTTGGTGGCGGCCACCAGGATCACCCCGTCGTTGCCCTCGAACCCGTCCATCTCCACCAGCAGCTGGTTCAGCGTCTGCTCGCGCTCGTCGTGCCCGCCGCCCAGCCCCGCGCCGCGGTGGCGGCCCACCGCGTCGATCTCGTCGATGAAGATGATGCAGGGCGCGTGGCTCTTGCCCTGCTCAAAGAGGTCTCGCACGCGGCTGGCGCCCACGCCCACGAACATCTCCACGAAGTCCGAGCCCGACATGCTGAAGAAGGGCCGCCCGGCCTCACCCGCCACGGCGCGCGCAAGCAGCGTCTTGCCGGTGCCGGGAGGGCCCACGAGCAGCGCG
Coding sequences within it:
- the ftsH gene encoding ATP-dependent zinc metalloprotease FtsH, with amino-acid sequence ALLVGPPGTGKTLLARAVAGEAGRPFFSMSGSDFVEMFVGVGASRVRDLFEQGKSHAPCIIFIDEIDAVGRHRGAGLGGGHDEREQTLNQLLVEMDGFEGNDGVILVAATNRPDVLDPALLRPGRFDRQIVVDLPDLRGREGILKVHMKKVPTAPDVDVNVLARGTPGMAGADLANLVNEAALLAARRGRDKVYMGDFEEAKDKVMLGAERRSFVMKDEERRLTAYHEAGHAVCTVTIPGNDPLHKVTIIPRGRALGLAFTLPEDDRVSVTRQQLEAKLVMTYGGRAAEELVFGRDRVTTGASGDIQQATRIARRYVTQWGLSDAVGPVAIAEGEHEVFLGRDIGQRREVSEKMSELVDAEVGRVLNEALGRARDTLRENIDLLHAVANQLLERETLTRDDVLLLAAGKELPPLKPLDEPGPPDLAGLPAPAPDRPKPAGGIEGLKPRLA